In one Brienomyrus brachyistius isolate T26 chromosome 12, BBRACH_0.4, whole genome shotgun sequence genomic region, the following are encoded:
- the LOC125704498 gene encoding 40S ribosomal protein S3a, producing MAVGKNKRLTKGGKKGAKKKIVDPFSKKDWYDVKAPAMFNIRNLGKTLVTRTQGTKIASDGLKGRVFEVSLADLQNDEVAFRKFKLITEDVQGKNCLTNFHGMDLTRDKMCSMVKKWQTMIEAHVDVKTTDGYLLRLFCVGFTKKRTNQIRKTSYAQHQQVRQIRKKMVEIMTREVQTNDLKEVVNKLIPDSVGKDIEKACQSIYPLHDVFVRKVKMLKRPKFELGKLMELHGEGASSSTSKTTGDDTGAKVERADGYEPPVQETV from the exons ATGGCGGTCGGCAAGAATAAGAGACTGACCAAAGGCGGCAAGAAAGGTGCCAAGAAGAAGAT tgTGGACCCTTTCTCCAAGAAGGACTGGTATGATGTCAAGGCACCAGCCATGTTCAACATCCGCAACCTGGGAAAGACTCTGGTCACCAGGACACAGGGAACTA AAATCGCCTCAGATGGCCTGAAGGGCCGCGTGTTTGAGGTGAGCCTGGCTGACCTGCAGAACGATGAGGTGGCCTTCCGCAAGTTTAAGCTGATCACAGAGGACGTCCAGGGCAAGAACTGTCTGACCAACTTCCACGGAATGGACCTCACTCGTGATAAGATGTGCTCCATGGTCAAGAAATGGCAG ACCATGATTGAAGCACACGTGGACGTGAAGACCACCGACGGCTACCTCCTCCGCCTTTTCTGCGTTGGCTTTACCAAGAAACGCACCAACCAGATCAGGAAGACCTCCTATGCTCAGCACCAGCAGGTGCGTCAGATTCGCAAGAAGATGGTGGAGATCATGACCCGTGAGGTGCAGACCAATGACCTGAAGGAAGTCGTCAACAAGCT GATCCCAGACAGTGTTGGCAAAGACATTGAGAAGGCCTGTCAGTCCATCTACCCTCTGCATGACGTCTTCGTCAGGAAGGTCAAGATGCTGAAGAGACCCAAATTCGAAT TGGGCAAACTGATGGAGCTACATGGTGAAGGAGCGAGTAGCAGCACGAGCAAGACCACCGGGGATGACACTGGTGCCAAGGTGGAGAGAGCCGACGGCTACGAGCCCCCTGTGCAGGAGACGGTCTGA